A part of Rhinolophus ferrumequinum isolate MPI-CBG mRhiFer1 chromosome 11, mRhiFer1_v1.p, whole genome shotgun sequence genomic DNA contains:
- the NXF1 gene encoding nuclear RNA export factor 1 has translation MADGGKSYNEHDDRVNFPQRRKKGRGPFRWKCGEGNRRSARGGASIRSSHLEEDDRDVAMSDAQDVPRVRYNPYAARTNRRGDNWQDRDRIHVTVRRDRAPPPRGGAGTSQDGTSKKWFKITIPYGRKYDKSWLLNMIQSKCSVPFTPIEFHYENTRAQFFVEDASTASALKAVNYKILDQENRRISIIINPSTPPRTVLNELKPEQIEQLKLVMSKRYDGSQQLLDLKGLRLDTDLVAQNIDVILNRRNCMAATLRIIEENIPELLSLNLSSNKLYRLDDMSSIVQKAPNLKILNLSGNVLKSERELDKVKGLKLEELWLEGNPLCDTFRDQSTYISAIRERFPKLLRLDGHELPPPIAFDIDAPTMLPPCKGSYFGTEALKNMVLHFLQQYYAIYDSGNRQRLLDAYHDGACCSLSIPFNPQNPARSSLGEYFKDSRNVKKLKDPTLRFRLLKHTRLNVVAFLNELPKTQHDINSFVVDISAQTNTLLCFSVNGVFKEVDGKSRDSLRAFTRTFVAVPASTSGLCIVNDELFVRNASPDEIQRAFAMPAPTPSSSPVPTLSPEQQEMLQAFSARSGMNLEWSQRCLQDNNWDYTRSAQAFTHLKAKGEIPEVAFMK, from the exons ATGGCGGACGGGGGGAAGTCATACAACG AGCATGATGATCGAGTTAATTTCcctcaaagaagaaagaaaggtcgGGGTCCTTTCCGGTGGAAGTGTGGTGAGGGGAACCGTAGGTCTGCAAGAGGAGGTGCTAGCATTCGATCTTCCCACCTTGAAGAAGATGACAGAGATGTGGCGATGAGTGATGCCCAGGATGTTCCCCGAGTAAGATA CAACCCCTATGCTGCACGAACTAACCGTCGGGGCGATAATTGGCAGGATCGAGACCGCATTCATGTTACTGTGCGAAGAGACAGAGCTCCTCCACCGAGAGGAGGGGCTGGCACCAGCCAGGACGGGACCTCAAAAAAGTGGTTTAAGATTACA ATTCCTTATGGCAGAAAATATGACAAGTCATGGCTCCTGAATATGATTCAGAGCAAGTGCAGTGTCCCTTTCACCCCCATTGAG TTTCACTATGAAAACACACGGGCCCAGTTTTTTGTGGAGGATGCCAGTACTGCCTCTGCATTGAAGGCCGTGAACTATAAGATTTTGGATCAGGAGAACCGAAGG ATATCCATCATCATCAACCCCTCCACGCCACCCCGCACTGTACTGAACGAACTGAAGCCGGAGCAAATAGAGCAGCTAAAG TTGGTCATGAGCAAACGATACGATGGCTCCCAACAACTACTTGACCTCAAGGGCCTCCGTTTAGACACAG ATTTGGTGGCCCAGAACATTGATGTTATCCTGAACCGGAGAAACTGCATGGCGGCCACCCTGCGCATCATTGAGGAGAACATTCCTGAG CTGTTGTCCTTGAACTTGAGCAGTAACAAGCTATACCGACTGGATGACATGTCCAGCATTGTGCAGAAGGCACCCAACCTAAAGATCCTAAACCTCTCAGGAAATGTG TTGAAGTCTGAACGGGAATTGGACAAGGTGAAAGGGCTGAAGCTAGAAGAGCTGTGGCTTGAGGGAAACCCCCTGTGCGACACCTTCCGAGACCAGTCCACCTACATCAG CGCCATTCGCGAACGATTTCCAAAATTATTACGCCTG GACGGCCATGAGTTACCCCCACCAATTGCCTTTGATATTGACGCCCCCACGATGTTACCACCCTGCAAG GGAAGCTATTTTGGAACAGAGGCCCTAAAGAATATGGTCCTGCACTTCTTGCAACA GTACTATGCAATTTATGATTCTGGAAACCGGCAGCGACTCCTGGATGCCTACCATGATGGGGCCTGCTGCTCCCTGAGCATCCCTTTCAACCCCCAGAACCCTGCTCG AAGCAGCTTGGGCGAGTACTTCAAGGATAGCAGGAATGTGAAGAAGCTTAAAGACCCTA CCCTGCGGTTTCGGCTGCTGAAGCACACACGGCTCAACGTTGTCGCCTTCCTCAATGAGCTGCCCAAAACTCAGCATGACATCAATTCCTTTGTGGTAGACATAAGCGCCCAAACA AACACGTTGCTGTGTTTTTCTGTCAATGGGGTCTTCAAGGAAG TGGATGGAAAGTCTCGGGATTCTTTACGAGCATTCACACGGACCTTCGTCGCTGTTCCGGCCAGCACCTCAGG GTTATGTATCGTGAACGATGAGCTGTTTGTGCGTAATGCCAGCCCTGACGAGATCCAAAGAGCTTTCGCCATGCCTGCACCGACACCTTCCTCCAGCCCTGTGCCCACCCTCTCCCCAGAGCAGCAGGAAATGCTGCAGGCATTCTCTGCCCGGTCTGGCATGAACCTTGAGTGGTCCCAGAG GTGCCTTCAGGACAACAACTGGGACTACACCAGATCTGCCCAGGCCTTTACTCATCTCAAG GCCAAGGGCGAAATCCCAGAAGTGGCGTTCATGAAGTGA
- the TMEM223 gene encoding transmembrane protein 223, translated as MAAPGRRCPVQLLVALRGLATRRTLHDATPPRDVLLFEHERGRFFTVLGLFCAGQGVFWASLAVAALARPSVPARPPDTEFPDRGRLDVRSALWRYGLAVGCGAIGTLVLGAGLLFSLRSVRSVMLRAGGKQVTLTTHAPFGLGAHFTVPLHQLSCMAHRGEVPAMLPLKIKGRRFYFLLDKSGHFPNTKLFDSTVGAYRNL; from the exons ATGGCGGCACCTGGCAGGCGGTGTCCTGTGCAGCTGCTTGTCGCGCTGCGGGGCCTAGCCACACGCCGAACCCTACACGACGCTACCCCGCCACGGGATGTGTTGCTTTTCGAACACGAACGAGGCCGCTTCTTCACAGTTCTCGGGCTGTTCTGCGCCGGCCAAGGTGTCTTCTGGGCCTCCCTGGCCGTAGCAGCTTTGGCCCGACCCTCGGTCCCGGCGCGGCCTCCGGACACGGAGTTCCCAGACCGCGGCCGTTTGGACGTGCGCTCCGCGCTCTGGCGCTATGGCCTGGCGGTCGGCTGCGGCGCCATCG GTACTCTGGTACTCGGTGCtggtcttctcttttccctccgcTCTGTGCGTTCAGTGATGCTACGGGCTGGAGGGAAGCAGGTGACCCTCACCACTCATGCGCCTTTTGGCTTGGGTGCCCATTTCACCGTTCCCTTGCACCAACTATCCTGCATGGCCCACAGGGGTGAAGTCCCTGCCATGTTGCCTCTGAAGATTAAAGGCCGGCGCTTCTATTTCCTCTTGGACAAAAGTGGACATTTCCCCAACACGAAACTCTTTGACAGCACTGTGGGTGCATACCGTAACTTGTGA
- the TMEM179B gene encoding transmembrane protein 179B → MALSWLQRAELALFAAAFLCGAVAAAALTRTQGSFSGSCPLYGVVSLNRSSLALSRPSAPSLCYFVAGASGLLALYCLLLLLFWVYSSCIEDSHRGRIGLRVALAISAIAIFLVLVSACVLRFGTSSLCKSITSLNATISCSEAQKIPWTPPGTALQFYSNLHNAENSSWVNLVLWCMVLVLQVVQWKSEASPYPPLESGDSEWSSETDALFGPRLSHS, encoded by the exons ATGGCGCTGTCCTGGCTGCAGCGCGCCGAGCTCGCGCTGTTCGCTGCCGCCTTCCTGTGCGGGGCCGTGGCGGCCGCGGCGCTGACGCGGACCCAG GGTTCCTTCAGTGGCAGCTGTCCCTTGTATGGTGTGGTCTCCCTGAATCGCTCCTCCCTGGCCTTATCCCGACCCTCAGCTCCTTCCCTCTGCTACTTTGTGGCTGGGGCCTCTGGCCTCCTGGCTCTCTACtgtctcctgcttctgctcttctGGGTCTACAGCAGCTGCATCGAGGACTCCCACAG AGGCCGGATAGGGCTTCGTGTTGCACTGGCCATCTCAGCGATAGCCATCTTCCTGGTCTTAGTGTCTGCCTGTGTCCTCCGATTTGGCACCAGCTCTCTCTGCAAGTCCATCACCTCCCTGAACGCTACAATTAG CTGCTCTGAAGCCCAGAAAATTCCATGGACACCCCCTGGAACCGCTCTGCAGTTCTACTCCAACCTGCACAATGCTGAA AACTCTTCTTGGGTCAATCTGGTATTGTGGTGTATGGTCTTGGTGCTCCAGGTCGTGCAGTGGAAGTCTGAAGCCTCCCCATACCCGCCTCTGGAGAGTGGGGACTCTGAGTGGAGCTCTGAAACAGATGCTCTCTTTGGGCCACGCCTTTCCCATTCCTGA
- the TAF6L gene encoding TAF6-like RNA polymerase II p300/CBP-associated factor-associated factor 65 kDa subunit 6L isoform X1 has protein sequence MQSSTGAMSEREERRFVEIPRESVRLMAESTGLELSDEVAALLAEDVCYRLREATQNSSQFMKHTKRRKLTVEDFNRALRWSSVEAVCGYGSQEVLPLRAAREGELYFPEDREVNLVELALATNIPKGCAETAVRVHVSYLDGKGNLAPQGSVPSAVSSLTDDLLKYYQQVTRAVLGDDPQLMKIALQDLQTNSKIAALLPYFVYVVSGVKSVSHDLEQLHRLLQVARSLVRNPHLCLGPYVRSLVGSVLYCVLEPLAASINPLNDHWTLRDGAALLLSHIFWTHGDLVSGLYQQILLSLQKVLADPVRPLCSHYGAVVGLHALGWKAVERVLYPHLSTYWTNLQAVLDDYSVSNAQVKADGHKVYGAILVAVERLLKMKAQAAEPSKGGPGGRGCRRWDDLPWDSLLLQESPSGGSAEPGFGSGLPLPPGGAGPEEPTPSVTLADIYRELYTFFGDSLATRFGTGQPAPTAPRPPGDKKEPAAAPDSVRKMPQLTANAMVSPHGDESPRGSGHSSASTPAASENRPLPRVHRARGAPRQQGPGAGTRDVFQKSRFAPRGAPHFRFIIAGRQAGRRCRGRLFQTAFPAPYGPSPASRYVQKLPMIGRTGRPARRWALSDYSLYLPL, from the exons ATGCAAAG CTCCACCGGAGCCATGTCGGAGCGAGAAGAGCGGCGGTTTGTGGAGATCCCCCGGGAGTCAGTCCGGCTCATGGCAGAGAGCACAGGCCTGGAGCTGAGTGATGAGGTGGCAGCCCTGCTCGCAGAGGATGTGTGCTACCGCCTCAGAGAGGCCACGCAG AATAGCTCTCAATTCATGAAACACACCAAACGCCGGAAGCTGACTGTCGAGGATTTCAACAGGGCCCTCAGATGGAGCAGCGTGGAG GCCGTGTGTGGTTACGGATCCCAGGAGGTGTTGCCTCTGCGCGCCGCCAGGGAGGGTGAACTCTATTTCCCTGAGGACCGAGAGGTGAACCTGGTCGAGCTGGCCCTGGCCACCAATATCCCCAAAGGCTGTGCCGAGACGGCTGTGAGAG TTCACGTCTCATACCTAGATGGCAAAGGGAACCTGGCACCTCAAGGATCGG TACCCAGCGCTGTGTCTTCACTGACCGATGACCTTCTTAAGTACTACCAGCAAGTGACTCGGGCTGTACTGGGGGATGATCCACAGCTGATGAAG ATTGCTCTCCAGGACCTGCAGACCAACTCCAAGATTGCAGCACTCCtgccttattttgtttatgtggtcaGTGGG GTGAAATCTGTAAGCCACGACCTGGAGCAGCTACACCGGCTCTTGCAAGTGGCACGGAGCCTGGTTCGGAACCCACACCTCTGTCTGGGGCCCTATGTCCGCTCCCTGGTGGGCAGTGTCCTCTACTGTGTCCTGGAGCCACTGGCTGCCTCCATCAATCCCCTGAATGACCACTGGACTCTGCGGGATGGTGCTGCCCTCCTTCTCAGTCACATCTTCTG GACTCACGGGGACCTTGTAAGTGGTCTCTATCAGCAGATCCTGCTCTCCCTGCAGAAGGTCTTGGCAGACCCTGTGCGGCCTCTCTGCTCTCACTATGGGGCTGTGGTGGGGCTGCATGCCCTTGGCTGGAAG gCAGTAGAACGAGTCCTGTACCCACACCTGTCCACTTACTGGACAAATCTGCAGGCTGTGTTAGATGACTATTCGGTATCTAATGCCCAGGTTAAAGCAGATGGGCACAAAGTCTATGGAGCTATTCTG GTGGCTGTAGAGCGACTGCTGAAGATGAAGGCCCAGGCAGCAGAGCCCAGCAAGGGTGGCCCAGGCGGCAGGGGGTGCCGGCGTTGGGATGACCTGCCCTGGGACAGCCTTCTCTTGCAGGAGTCTCCTTCTGGGGGCAGCGCAGAGCCAGGCTTTGGGTCTGGCCTCCCGTTGCCACCAGGAGGTGCGGGGCCGGAGGAACCTACTCCTTCGGTGACCTTGGCAGACATCTACCGGGAGCTCTACACTTTCTTCGGTGACAGTTTGGCCACCCGCTTTGGGACAGGTCAGCCTGCGCCCACGGCCCCCAGGCCGCCGGGGGACAAGAAGGAGCCGGCTGCCGCCCCGGACTCGGTGCGGAAGATGCCGCAGCTGACGGCCAACGCCATGGTCAGCCCGCACGGCGACGAGAGCCCCCGGGGCAGCGGTCACTCATCAGCCTCTACACCCGCCGCCTCTGAGAACAGGCCGCTGCCGCGAGTGCACCGAGCGCGGGGGGCGCCCCGGCAGCAGGGCCCGGGCGCCGGTACCCGCGACGTCTTCCAGAAGAGCCGTTTCGCGCCGCGCGGCGCCCCCCATTTCCGTTTCATCATCGCCGGACGGCAAGCCGGGAGGCGGTGCCGCGGGCGCCTCTTCCAGACTGCCTTCCCCGCGCCGTACGGGCCCAGTCCGGCCTCCCGCTACGTGCAGAAGCTGCCCATGATCGGCCGCACCGGGCGCCCGGCCCGCCGCTGGGCACTCTCGGACTACTCGCTCTACCTGCCGCTCTGA
- the TAF6L gene encoding TAF6-like RNA polymerase II p300/CBP-associated factor-associated factor 65 kDa subunit 6L isoform X2 — protein MSEREERRFVEIPRESVRLMAESTGLELSDEVAALLAEDVCYRLREATQNSSQFMKHTKRRKLTVEDFNRALRWSSVEAVCGYGSQEVLPLRAAREGELYFPEDREVNLVELALATNIPKGCAETAVRVHVSYLDGKGNLAPQGSVPSAVSSLTDDLLKYYQQVTRAVLGDDPQLMKIALQDLQTNSKIAALLPYFVYVVSGVKSVSHDLEQLHRLLQVARSLVRNPHLCLGPYVRSLVGSVLYCVLEPLAASINPLNDHWTLRDGAALLLSHIFWTHGDLVSGLYQQILLSLQKVLADPVRPLCSHYGAVVGLHALGWKAVERVLYPHLSTYWTNLQAVLDDYSVSNAQVKADGHKVYGAILVAVERLLKMKAQAAEPSKGGPGGRGCRRWDDLPWDSLLLQESPSGGSAEPGFGSGLPLPPGGAGPEEPTPSVTLADIYRELYTFFGDSLATRFGTGQPAPTAPRPPGDKKEPAAAPDSVRKMPQLTANAMVSPHGDESPRGSGHSSASTPAASENRPLPRVHRARGAPRQQGPGAGTRDVFQKSRFAPRGAPHFRFIIAGRQAGRRCRGRLFQTAFPAPYGPSPASRYVQKLPMIGRTGRPARRWALSDYSLYLPL, from the exons ATGTCGGAGCGAGAAGAGCGGCGGTTTGTGGAGATCCCCCGGGAGTCAGTCCGGCTCATGGCAGAGAGCACAGGCCTGGAGCTGAGTGATGAGGTGGCAGCCCTGCTCGCAGAGGATGTGTGCTACCGCCTCAGAGAGGCCACGCAG AATAGCTCTCAATTCATGAAACACACCAAACGCCGGAAGCTGACTGTCGAGGATTTCAACAGGGCCCTCAGATGGAGCAGCGTGGAG GCCGTGTGTGGTTACGGATCCCAGGAGGTGTTGCCTCTGCGCGCCGCCAGGGAGGGTGAACTCTATTTCCCTGAGGACCGAGAGGTGAACCTGGTCGAGCTGGCCCTGGCCACCAATATCCCCAAAGGCTGTGCCGAGACGGCTGTGAGAG TTCACGTCTCATACCTAGATGGCAAAGGGAACCTGGCACCTCAAGGATCGG TACCCAGCGCTGTGTCTTCACTGACCGATGACCTTCTTAAGTACTACCAGCAAGTGACTCGGGCTGTACTGGGGGATGATCCACAGCTGATGAAG ATTGCTCTCCAGGACCTGCAGACCAACTCCAAGATTGCAGCACTCCtgccttattttgtttatgtggtcaGTGGG GTGAAATCTGTAAGCCACGACCTGGAGCAGCTACACCGGCTCTTGCAAGTGGCACGGAGCCTGGTTCGGAACCCACACCTCTGTCTGGGGCCCTATGTCCGCTCCCTGGTGGGCAGTGTCCTCTACTGTGTCCTGGAGCCACTGGCTGCCTCCATCAATCCCCTGAATGACCACTGGACTCTGCGGGATGGTGCTGCCCTCCTTCTCAGTCACATCTTCTG GACTCACGGGGACCTTGTAAGTGGTCTCTATCAGCAGATCCTGCTCTCCCTGCAGAAGGTCTTGGCAGACCCTGTGCGGCCTCTCTGCTCTCACTATGGGGCTGTGGTGGGGCTGCATGCCCTTGGCTGGAAG gCAGTAGAACGAGTCCTGTACCCACACCTGTCCACTTACTGGACAAATCTGCAGGCTGTGTTAGATGACTATTCGGTATCTAATGCCCAGGTTAAAGCAGATGGGCACAAAGTCTATGGAGCTATTCTG GTGGCTGTAGAGCGACTGCTGAAGATGAAGGCCCAGGCAGCAGAGCCCAGCAAGGGTGGCCCAGGCGGCAGGGGGTGCCGGCGTTGGGATGACCTGCCCTGGGACAGCCTTCTCTTGCAGGAGTCTCCTTCTGGGGGCAGCGCAGAGCCAGGCTTTGGGTCTGGCCTCCCGTTGCCACCAGGAGGTGCGGGGCCGGAGGAACCTACTCCTTCGGTGACCTTGGCAGACATCTACCGGGAGCTCTACACTTTCTTCGGTGACAGTTTGGCCACCCGCTTTGGGACAGGTCAGCCTGCGCCCACGGCCCCCAGGCCGCCGGGGGACAAGAAGGAGCCGGCTGCCGCCCCGGACTCGGTGCGGAAGATGCCGCAGCTGACGGCCAACGCCATGGTCAGCCCGCACGGCGACGAGAGCCCCCGGGGCAGCGGTCACTCATCAGCCTCTACACCCGCCGCCTCTGAGAACAGGCCGCTGCCGCGAGTGCACCGAGCGCGGGGGGCGCCCCGGCAGCAGGGCCCGGGCGCCGGTACCCGCGACGTCTTCCAGAAGAGCCGTTTCGCGCCGCGCGGCGCCCCCCATTTCCGTTTCATCATCGCCGGACGGCAAGCCGGGAGGCGGTGCCGCGGGCGCCTCTTCCAGACTGCCTTCCCCGCGCCGTACGGGCCCAGTCCGGCCTCCCGCTACGTGCAGAAGCTGCCCATGATCGGCCGCACCGGGCGCCCGGCCCGCCGCTGGGCACTCTCGGACTACTCGCTCTACCTGCCGCTCTGA
- the POLR2G gene encoding DNA-directed RNA polymerase II subunit RPB7: MFYHISLEHEILLHPRYFGPNLLNTVKQKLFTEVEGTCTGKYGFVIAVTTIDNIGAGVIQPGRGFVLYPVKYKAIVFRPFKGEVVDAVVTQVNKVGLFTEIGPMSCFISRHSIPSEMEFDPNSNPPCYKTVDEDIVIQQDDEIRLKIVGTRVDKNDIFAIGSLMDDYLGLVS; this comes from the exons ATGTTCTACCAT ATATCCCTGGAGCACGAGATCCTGCTGCACCCGCGCTACTTCGGCCCCAACCTGCTCAACACGGTGAAACAGAAGCTCTTTACGGAGGTAGAGGGGACCTGCACCGGCAA GTATGGCTTTGTAATTGCTGTCACCACCATTGACAATATTGGTGCTGGTGTGATCCAGCCAGGCCGAGGTTTTGTCCTTTATCCAGTGAAGTACAAGGCCATTGTTTTCCGGCCCTTTAAGGGGGAAGTCGTGGACGCTGTTGTCACTCAGGTCAACAAG GTTGGACTCTTCACAGAAATTGGACCTATGTCCTGCTTCATCTCTCGACAT TCCATCCCATCAGAGATGGAGTTTGATCCTAACTCCAACCCACCATGTTACAAGACAGTGGATGAG GACATTGTGATTCAGCAGGACGATGAGATCCGCTTGAAGATTGTGGGGACCCGTGTGGATAAGAATGACATC TTTGCTATTGGCTCCCTGATGGATGATTACTTGG GGCTTGTGAGCTGA